The sequence aaaaataaaatataaattaatgatcaaatgtataaatatataaatataaataaataaatatatatatatatatatatatatatatatatatatatatatatatatatatatataataccataAATCAtgtaacaatttttttttttttttatcagtttatatatttcattttatatatttcattttatatatttcattttatatatttcattttatatatttcattttatatatttcattttatatatttcattttatatatttcattttatatatttcattttatatatttcattttatatatttcattttatatatttcattttatatatttcattttatatatttcattttatatatttcattttataattctttttatttttaccttTGATGCTACTGATACAAGAATGTCCAACttaatatcttttatatatgttaaatcaTTATATCTAAAGAAAAAGTGCTTATAGTCATAatcaaaaattttataattcaaTTTATTAGCTTCATGCAATAATAAATTGGTATGTAACAAAACAATATAAGCAATTTCATTGGACGAAGTTGAAATTAATGTAAGTAATGGATCTTTCATTCTTTGAAAAATCTGTATTTGTAAATTTGTATCATTAATAGAAAAATTAAGAAAGCATTTCAAACAAGCTAGAAAGACAGTTGAAGAAAAATCTCTTATATgattttctaatatattcataatatcatACATTTCATCTTCATTCTCTGGTATATATGTActtactatatataaaattacacTTTTCCCCCATTCATTAAAATgagataatttatttaacatattaaatacaatttctttatttactTTCAATCCACCTTCATCAATCAATATTTCATTTAGAGCATGTACAGAATTGATAATGCATTGAGGATCTTTatctaataatttattttttaaaatttttataatatcatttcTTATCGATAAATCAGGattcattttaattaattttacaCAACTAATAATTGCAATTCTTCTCACATAtgaatttttatcatttaaacCATTAAATAAAGGACCTtcaatatattcaaataaattattaattcttAGATTACAAAATGTACGTAGGGCTAAACCACGTATTATAGGATCATCGTCTTTGCTGTCTTTTTGAAGTGTATTTATCGTTAGTAGGGACAATTCTGAGTTTGTTTCTACAAATACAAAATGAAGAGACAATATaaggaaatataataataaaaaaaaaaaaaaatatatatatatatatgtatatgatggtacaataaaaaaatgatatatacaataaatatattcatatatatatatatatatatatatatataattgtataatGACTCTTTACCTGCATAattgtttaaatataaatatatcatttttttctgtattatatcatttgtaCTAGATATCATTATGATATCTGGAAATAACTTGGATACATCCACACCTAAAGTCATATAGGCTATTACCTTTTTTAACACTTctctttttttatcatcatttttttcttgaggtaatttttttaaaacgtCTTTTAATTTGTTAATTTCActctataaaaaataagatatatatatatatatgtacatttgcatacatttttaatgtacaaaaaaataaataataaatctatatattttctacatctctattaatatatatacttcaataaacatattattttttttttaaaatacatataaaaatatatatatgtataaatcaTTATACGTTcgaatgatatatttttatcatttactTGGCTTGGAGACATATCaatggaaaatatatatttgtatatatgtaataatggTAAAGAAATTTAAacctaatatattatttatttatatatatatatatatatatattcttcttcttcttttttttttttttctgttcaAATGTTACAAATGTTTTAAATTTTaggtattattatttaatgttgtaacaaaaaaatttgaacttttattattttattctattcTATTAAATagatgatatataaaaaataaagaacaataaaaaaaaaaaatataaataaattattttaatataaactaaataaaaaacatgattaaaaaaataaaatgttaaaaGAAATTCTTAtgatacaaaaatattagaaACAAATagtaaagaagaagaaagaaagaaagaaagaaaaaaaaaaaatatatgatctgaattaaaattacatatattttttttcaaaaaaaaaaaaaagataaaacaaaatatcttatacattttttctttccatttttttaaaaatttcgcataaaaaataattttatcttttttaggacgtatacataaattaaaaacaaaacaaaaataaaataaaataaaaggttattaaatttttttttttcttttttataagagtatattttattatttacttaaaaaaatgtatattttttatatttttcaaaatgataataagaaaaagagaTATGGAGAATATTGTATtgtattgtatttttttttttttttttttttttgaataaaaaaataattatattatactcattgaaaatattatatatattacaattgAAAGAGAAaagtatacataatatatatatttatatatgtatatgtttaataaacatgtatatatatttttagtgTAAAAAACtaaaatatgtatgatatatatatataattatatataaatatgatttatcatacatttattataccGTAAAAATTgagaattaaaataataaaaaatcatacatcataatataaaaatttacatattattttttcgtagagtaataatttataaggATAAAGggagtttttttttttttttttttttttttgttaggAATTTGATTAaagagaaaaattaaataaaatataagaacaagtttatattatatcaactacattattatgtatactaTTTAATGagtttaaaatatttgtatatgaGCTTCtttgaaattaaaaaaaaaatatatatatataattaatatgaaataatagaaatttcagtttatatatgatcaacaacatattgataaaataaattaatatatatatatatatatatatatatatataatattaatgtaaaaaaaatcatttgAATCTTTTTTTGTGATAATGCAAATTATTCTATTGATCATATATATggtgtataaatatatatatgatttttttaagGGGTATGTGGTTTTTTTActgtttattataatttaatgtatatttattaaataaaaagacaGTATTAAATGTAGTAAATGGACTtgacattattattttttataaaattttgaaaggtgtttttcttttcttcttttttttttttccttaaaataattaattttgaTAGCAATTATAAAgtccatataaatatatttatatgtgaataatattttataatgagtaagaaaagaaaagaagaaaataagaattatttatttaaatatttgttaaaataaaattatactcATTAAgggaaatataatatttattatgtatactaATTTAGTTCCACATgtagaaattaaaaatatgaataaatttaaaaatttcaatatgtatattaaataattatatatcataaaaaataacatacaaatgttcatatataaataatcttatatatatatatagaaatttttttttttttttttttctcataaaTATCCCTATTATGTCCATATAGTTCTGAACAATATTTTccataaaaatttaatggAAATATTTGTGTGTTCTTAAatgatttttaaaataatcttAAGtgacttatatattttttataacatgataaaataaaattaaattcatatataaatatatatatttatatatataagaccACTTATATTTGTACAAATATCTATAATTaggtacatatattttaagcaTGTATGCGacgtgaaaaaaaaagagaaaatatgtggaaaaaattaaaaatatgaagaatatcggataaggaaaaaaataaatgaaaagaataaaattattaaataaataaataaataaatatatatatatatatatatatatatatatatatatttattaagcTCAAATGTGTGGTTTATTATAATACTACTTTTAattacaattaaaaaatatatatgggaaaaaaaaaataaataaaaaaaaaaggtaaatTAAACTTTAATAccgaagaaaaataaaaaaaacataattacacaaataaacatttatattttatttttttagttaATAGAATTTACTCTATacgaaattattattatagtttttttttattatttattttttttttttttttctattatattGGAAGAAATTGGAAAAAGGagattataattaattagcatttattatatatattataaaatggcttttatttaattataacatattttagAGGATTAaataatgtgtatatatatatatatatttaaatataatagattTACATAGATAAACTTATCAATTTGTAATTATCTTTTTaagatattaatataacaaaataataataaaagaaaagaaattttttttttttttttttgatattattattaacattaaattaaattttaaggTGTTAAAATTTCAAAAGAGAACCTATGctcttaaaatatatattacattatatatatatttataaataaatagtaaaataatgtaaattgggttcttttatttttatttattttattttattttatttttatagcaGTATAAGGATTGcatgttatttttatacaatatgataatatgaatggaattattttacattagattctttttctttctttttttttttttttttctctttttatttgggttaaatttttttcttttcttgtAAAATTTTCATgctattataaataaataaatattatataaaatataaaaccaCCACAACCTCAACTTTCTTTTATGTtacagtatatatatatataaatataaatattatgtgttatgttttttttatttctcttTATTGGGTTATCTGTTATACTATTATGTTTTTTccatatgtaaataaatatttatatatatttaaatatatatataatataacaagtTCCAATATaaactttattattatatcaagCCAAGATAAGAAAATTGGTgattacataaaatattataatataatatttattcacATAACAATTAAAaggggaaaaaataaaataaaataaaataaaaaaggaatgaAATGTAGAAGGAAGAACAAATTTTCTCTATTTTTTCATTCAAAttgtaaaaaagaaaacaaagaaaaacccatatataaatatataattatatatataaatattattatttataaatataataatataatatttctttttatgttcttttcttttcttttcttttcttttcatttcatatcttttttttttttttgagaaaaagaaaagagaaaaattaaatttccttttttttcttattttattatttcaactgtatataaaaaaagtaatatgttatatttaaatttgtccctttttttttttttttttttttttttttcttcttgtgtatttatatttcaaatatatataaaattcacatttttttttataaacgacaatttctttattttcatttcttattttatatacaattatatacttaagaaaaaatagaaaaattaaagaaaattaaaaaaaactgTTCAACAAAATagtttcttatatatatattatatatatgtgatttaTTATtggatttatatataataaaattattgtaAAAAGTAGGAAaacttttataaatttatttatattattttatatataaaagtaaaaaattttatttatatataaaattatacataatgtttatattataatattattatatatatatatatatatatatatatataaaataataaaataataaaatatattattattttatatatattattataattaaaataatataaaaatttatacataaattacatacataatacatttatttatttattattatattatatatatatatatgtatatatattttttttttttttttatggggcttttttacaaatttcctttttattttaaaattacaaGAATGAGCAAAAAATAAagtttatttataaatattatgctattatattataaataaatatatagcattctatatatgtataattttttttacgtatgttttttttatatatataattttatgtttacaaaataatatgcattatttttaaacatgCAGTagtgatgaaaaaaaatcatgctataaattattttcgaGAAAAAATAGAATCTGAAATGAATTTCATGaatgagaaaaaataaaagaaaagtgGATACTACATgtagagaaaaaaaaaaaaagaaaatatatgaaatatttaaaaatttaaatgtttattaaaatagattaaattttttttttctcttttttttttttctttttgtatattatgataatatatatttattttatattttaatttcatatcaaaagaaaaaagaagaaaagaaaaaaaggaacaaaaaaataacattttttttttttttttttttgatttttaatatattatatgtggatttgaaaattttgtattctcattgtatataaatattccttttttatattttgttttaatattatattattattacattttttataatatatatatacatatacatgtataatatatgtataataaataatataaaagaataaaaagtaaACCAATAATTATTTTAGATAAAACAAtacatacatgtatataaaataaacttGTTCTTTATtctatatatgtacaaattttattttctgtaAGTATTTctgttaattttatattttttatttgtttatataaattaattttttttttataatttttttattttacatgaacaaaataaaatacatttttatttatagttATGGTTTGTGaacttcatatatatatatatatatatatatattaatggaatgtaaatttatatgtttatatttttttttataaaaaaagtattatttatatggtatttatatatatttatgatacaaaaataaaaataacacaaatttttctttttatgtaCTTCTGAATTGTTCTATATTAGTTTaggattattataaattttgtaattattttgtataaaattatgtagtatattatatatatatatatatatataagttatATGATCCttaaaatacattatattacaaaatatatattatatgtttttttttttttttttttattttattatattgttttttaaagaatatttttttggatatattgagaaatataaaaaaaaaaaaaatttatgtatgtTACATGTagaatggaaaaaaaataatttgcgtacataaaaatttataggaataatataaatatagaagaaaatactgtattttgaaaaatacatttaatcatttaatatatgaaaaaaataattatgtgaTAATAGAAAAGAACTATGTATTCCTTATAagatattatacattttataataagaagaaaatgataaagaatttttttttttttttttttttaaatatatttaataataataatgcgTACATTTTGATGTTGTAAAATTGTagaattatatttgtatatatatatatttttttttatttaaaagtttataaaaaatgtctttgcatatataattatgttttaTGAGAATCatgataatttttaatatttattttttttaattgccTTATATGATCTgaataccttttttttttttttttttttttttttttttcttttttccccTTTTACTTTACAAGTTAATTTTAGAAGCTTTTTAGAAAAGAAGGAAAacaacaagaaaaaaaaaaaaaaaaaaattaataaaaaagaagtgGAAGGATTCTATATTGAAAATTAGTTACATAatgtttaataaatatttatgaattatttgtattcctttttaattctttgcgttcatataatttgtacttcttttttattcataatatttgccatttttttttttttttttcatattatttgaatatattgttttacGTTTTTTGCTATAAATATCTTACATTTATTTGTCGTAACATTTTACATTAttcatcataatttttatttatttaatgttCCCTAATTTTTTACCTTTTCACTTgcctaatatattattgcattattttttataagaatcatttttatgtttgACATCATTTTTCAcattatttgttataattttttttattatactaTTTGacataatttctttttttttcttttatcatGATGTaagtaaattttttttaataatttgattgttttttttttttttctttacacTGTTGggatactttttttttataaaatatttacatgttcataattttatatatataaacatatatatatgttatatatatatgtattaatatttttttatatatacattcattcttaataatttatataattttacgtactagtatttttttttttttttattaaattgtccaaggtataatatatatatatatatatacatacatattctttatatatatatatatatatatatatgtattatatcttattttcgtaagtattttattatccatattcTTCTACATTATaaactttttttataaaacgtaatatacatataatactttttacatatttatacataaatgtacttttatatatttaataatataaactcATATATTTAGGTAGACACATGGGAAAATAAGGAAGAATACAActgtaattatttttttataatataatataatatatatatatatatatatatatatattatgtattttttttttttttaatttttatattttttttgtttcgtAATATTTACTGTTTctcaaatgtatatatatatatatatatttaggtagagagaacatattatatataatacatatttatattcatatataatatattgttacatataatatatatggatctgtatattatatttatgatgtTTTTATggtaaaattatatagataTTGTTTTCtattattcataatttttttctaatagaGTAAAATATTCCTTATTtaatcatttaatattttaattttatttttaatcttTTGTGAATTATCttaaatttatgtatatatatttatatgatatatgtatatatatatatttctctctctatatatatatgtatatatattatatatatattaatattcactttatttaaataataaatgtgttACATATGTTATTgaatatagaaaaagaaagcagaaagataaaaaaataaaagaaatgaataaaaGGAATGTGAATTTCtttaattcttttctttttttttttttttttttttttcatatttatgctgttatacatatagatttatttaagttaaaaaaaattatatatatgtaatatatatatttataggaatattaatatatggaCACATATTTGTGAATATagcctttttattttttttatgaaaatggtttatatgaatattttatttaatattatataaatcatatgttttttttttttttttttttttttcttacccaaataaataaaaggataagtattttatattatttgtatatatatatatatatatatatatatatgtccctttatatatatgtacctttatatatatgtatctttatatatatgtatatatgaatttataattttttttttttttttttttaatttatatttctattattatttcattgtgtttaataataaaaattgcacatatatatatatatatatatatatatatatatatatatataagtacatcatataaatattctcatagatatattagaaagggagaataaaaaagaaaaatatggtGTTAGTAGTAGagtatcataatataaatactcCTGTTGGAAAATATTCAGAGTTGGAGAATTTGaaagaagaaaaggaaaaaagattatataataatttggaATATGTAAATTTATTAGACATAAGAACTTTGGAAAATAAATCTATATATGTATCTTCAGATTtattgaattttttaaaatgctATTCAAATTTGAATATCAACTTGAATAAGGTTCCTTATGATTTGGTCTATTCATTTTTGCTTGATGGAGAATTATATTTAGGATATGATATatctgtttttattttattagtaAAAGCAGAACATTTTGAATATTGTAGAAGAatagataatgaaaataGTGATAAGAAAGAAAGTTTtagaacaaaaaataaatcaacaATTAAAAGATCATCACAGatagatgatgaagataattTACAAGGATTGTTgattaaagaaaaagaagattatttatcatttttgaatgaaaataatgaggctttaaaacaatatatggAATCCGAAAAAAGAGGAAATCCTTTGTGGCATTTGGATGAATCTAAATATATGGATAAAGATTGgtatgatgaagaagattcatcatttatatttaagcctacttttaattatttaggaaagaataataataataataataatcataataataataatgctttttctaattttgtAATGGGCAACTTATCTTCTGATAATATTTCTGGATGCTTCTTTGTGGAGAAATTAAATGCTTATCTTTTCGCCATGTTGGATAAATGTAGCAATAAAACAGTTATATCTGTTTTTCCATATGAAAAATTTGGAAGACACGAATCCAGAAATTTAGCTATCCAATTTTCCCAATATGAGGACTATATGCATAGGATAATTGAGGACAGACTTTATGCgaatattcaaaataatcTCCCAAGTGTTCACAATATGAAGAATATGagtaatatgaataatataaacaataataataaagatattattattaatagaaGTGGTATTTCTAATGGTAATAGCCAAAGTGTTCCTTGctttgaaaatattttggattatgataaattaaaatttgtggaatatataaattcctTTAGTGATGTAAAGAAATCATCTTCATTCGATATTATTGGTAGCagcaaaaatatatatgaacaaggTGAAAACCTGAAGAACTAttgtatatatcataataataattttgaaaGTGGAtttgaaaattatattttggaAAATAAACAACCATTGGAATTAATTGAAAATCATTTCGACATAATGGAAAACATTAAAGGGATGTATGATAATACAAATCAGGAGGAAATGAATTTCAATAATGTTTCAGGGTTGTTGAGGGAAGACAATTCAAATATGAATGAAATATACCTAACGAGggataatcataataataattatcatgaaaatgaagaaaatatatatagtattaatattaaatatattaataatcattttaataataaggatGATATGATTAtgaaatgtaaaaatatgaagGGATCTATTTCTAtggataataatagtagtaatagtaatagtaataatactCATTTTGAGAAAACATTGGAATCCATAAATCCTGATGaccataatatttttaacagTGAAATGGATTctatgaaaaatgaaaataacgATGAAGAAGAACAAACAGCCACAAgtatttataacattttagGAAAGATTGGAAaagatacatatattaaaagatgtAGTAGTAATTATAActatgataacaataatggaTATAGTAACGAAAGTAGTgacaattataataatgggTATAATGATAGtacagataataataatggatataatagtaatagtagctataatagtaataataatgaagatgataataacaataataataataatgatgagaattgtgataataataataaccataataataataattataataataataataattatggtaacaataataataacaacaataataataaggacaataataataatgatggaaatggtagtagtaataataataataatgatgatgatgacgaAGAAGAA is a genomic window of Plasmodium falciparum 3D7 genome assembly, chromosome: 7 containing:
- a CDS encoding AP2 domain transcription factor AP2-L, putative, with the protein product MVLVVEYHNINTPVGKYSELENLKEEKEKRLYNNLEYVNLLDIRTLENKSIYVSSDLLNFLKCYSNLNINLNKVPYDLVYSFLLDGELYLGYDISVFILLVKAEHFEYCRRIDNENSDKKESFRTKNKSTIKRSSQIDDEDNLQGLLIKEKEDYLSFLNENNEALKQYMESEKRGNPLWHLDESKYMDKDWYDEEDSSFIFKPTFNYLGKNNNNNNNHNNNNAFSNFVMGNLSSDNISGCFFVEKLNAYLFAMLDKCSNKTVISVFPYEKFGRHESRNLAIQFSQYEDYMHRIIEDRLYANIQNNLPSVHNMKNMSNMNNINNNNKDIIINRSGISNGNSQSVPCFENILDYDKLKFVEYINSFSDVKKSSSFDIIGSSKNIYEQGENLKNYCIYHNNNFESGFENYILENKQPLELIENHFDIMENIKGMYDNTNQEEMNFNNVSGLLREDNSNMNEIYLTRDNHNNNYHENEENIYSINIKYINNHFNNKDDMIMKCKNMKGSISMDNNSSNSNSNNTHFEKTLESINPDDHNIFNSEMDSMKNENNDEEEQTATSIYNILGKIGKDTYIKRCSSNYNYDNNNGYSNESSDNYNNGYNDSTDNNNGYNSNSSYNSNNNEDDNNNNNNNDENCDNNNNHNNNNYNNNNNYGNNNNNNNNNKDNNNNDGNGSSNNNNNDDDDEEEEDDEDDNNNNNDDDNMSDNEEMEDNDEDNDEYNNSNDSYKYEEKDSNHEKDLKKDIIEGDMINSVKYDKNIGHHTTNKSEISTNYFENSCNMSVNNSNNEAYDDNCNNGFMNHDEGLTLNNGNVSNNKCDIIIPEDGSVMYENMINRGNGLTSNINNNNNVSNNNSISCNADDNVYNNINNYINTYMETTNNKNHIENRCNQDSYSTNEEPLSNHSINDPGKIKDGIMYDGNDLDMNGTQEHSKEEGMDVFEPNFFELKRNSSDGQNKHLEPGVQKKISKKRSKVKHERNSKILDDEKKEVLNKVSQITRVGGVCFDKNRQRWIAHWKIDGKYHKHYFPISQYGFENARERAVSCRKQAEKLFNLPEIQPRNRWNQIKVNGTSHIKKAAKLPRCEGIGYDELSQSWVSTFVVHKKFSIEELGFYEAREKAIYCRKTFEKVNVHDDYECLLNDRLGLRNEEKDELSDLINIDKNALDNLELETSVHNNNKVKHNNNNNNNNNNNNNNNNNNNSEKMRIKNNDFSVDNNNENVGTGEIKISNDKYLKITQEAIEMILSNIKHKSLPEIKMKLIDKQKFENYNTLLDKHFKFITSVKNISQLRRYISLFHKFIIYHTLPHNISLRKQLFIIEALEWSSFFSGAASEKVE